In the Bombus pyrosoma isolate SC7728 linkage group LG15, ASM1482585v1, whole genome shotgun sequence genome, one interval contains:
- the LOC122575437 gene encoding titin-like isoform X1: MTIHLSVIQIFTAPKPNSAILRPNGTALELNATTVKPTVRTLESITITLEPKRLTPEPIATTLESIAKTLKPTTTILKPNITEHTAQKVLQINKSMVGISNPNITKDIPKQTPEIEKPVIPDMKPNVTKGLFGQDSKTVEAVGVMSQPNVTESISEQVSETEGSVVGTSKPNITERISEQNPELDKPVIATSTPTIIESISEQIPESEKLVISDMKPNITKGLFGQSSETVKSAVRTSTPIITDELLTEVITEIEEHTTGTSKLNVTESVSEQIPEIEQLVDKTSKPNITQGIPKHILEIEEAVDETSQPNITEAITEQFPESKKADDGTTIPNITEGVSEKIPKIEEAVDGNSQPNITERISEKIPEIEKAVEGNSQSNIADAITEQIPESKKADNGTTIPNITEGISEKFPEIKETVDGNSQPNITKGITEQIPESKKADDGTSIPNITEGVSEKLPEIEEAVDGNSQPNITAGISEHVPQSKEAAHETSMPNITDGMSEKIPEMEEAIDGTSEPNIIEGLIGEIVGSEKPVVGTSNPNITEGISEQSHQSKEATPETLIPNIPEGVSEKIPEIEETVNGTLAPDITGGISIQTPQSKETVDGTSNPNITDGISEQTPQSKDAAHETSIPNITERISEKIPEMEEAVDGTSEPNIIEGLFGEIVGSEKPVVGTSKLNITEGISEKVPEYEEAVDGTLAPNITEGIFEQTPQSKEADHETSMPNITERISEKIPEMEEAVGGTSEPNIIEGLFGDIVGSEKPVVGTSKPNITEGISEKVPEYEEAVDGTLAPNVTEGIFEQTPQSKEAAEETSIPNITDGISEKIAEIEETVNGTLAPDITEGISEQTPQPKDADHETSNPNITEGISEQTSQSKDAAQGTSIPNIPEEISEKIPEIEGSVNGTLAPDITGDISIQTPQSKEAIEGTSNPNITNGISEQTPQSKDAAHETSIPNIIEGLFGEIVGSEKPVVGTSKPNITEGISEKIPEIEKAVDGTLEPNITEGISEQAPQSKKAAQESSIPNSPEGISEKISEIGEAVDGTSQSNIIEGLFGETVGSEKPVVGTSKPNNTGGISENIPEYEEAVDGTLAPNIIEGISEQTPQSKEAEHETSMPNITERISEKIPEMEKAVDGTSEHNIIEGLFGEIVGSEKPVIGTSKPNITVGMSEKVPEYEEAVDGTLAPKITEDISEQTPQSKEADHGTSMPNITERISEKIPELEKAVDGTSEHNIIEGLFGEIVGSEKPVVGTSKPNITEGISEQTPQSKEAAEETSIPNITEGISGQTPQSKDAVQGTSFPNIADGISEKIPEIEETVNKTLAPHITEGISEQTPQSKDTDHEISNPNITEGISEQTPQSKDAAQGTSIPNIADEISEKIPEIEETVNETLAPDITEGISEQTPQSKDAAQGTSIPNIADEISEKIPEIEETVNETLAPDITEGISEQTPQSKDAAQGTSIPNISEGISEKIPEIEKAADGTLAPDITGGISKQAPQSKEAVGGTSNPNITEGISGEVPKIEEVVDGTSKPNITEGISEQIPEMAEPVIETLQHTGVLHDDVAEAGRENPSNYTDDQHTTNVVLSITPVSLSKGINEQQNCVKEGFFPDSEDCSKFYRCVLYGDSLVRYQFSCPVGTFWDDQLDTCNFPKRIKSKGLCKRRIYGAPLVPEFSKFKIEDSPDIGNLSVDRFCIICPSGFRRHPKYCNIFYQCVNNGDMMVNIMLFACPRGSVFDEEKLLCSSGTDDCAKFSLQKLPDSITIMNRLNEVLCTSEGRFPYEKPCSSKYFKCIRNEHGALEGYLLDCPSKYAYSPVSGNCVPSETYPYCANYYQINDNIES; the protein is encoded by the exons atgacGATTCATCTCAgtgtaattcaaattttcacaGCTCCAAAACCCAACTCTGCAATTTTGAGACCCAACGGCACAGCTCTGGAACTCAATGCCACAACTGTGAAACCCACTGTCAGAACTTTAGAATCCATCACCATAACTTTGGAACCCAAACGCCTAACACCGGAACCTATTGCCACAACTTTGGAATCAATCGCCAAAACTTTGAAACCTACCACTACGATTTTAAAACCCAACATCACAGAACACACAGCTCAAAAAGTTTTGCAAATTAACAAATCTATGGTCGGAATTTCGAATCCAAACATCACAAAAGACATACCGAAACAAACTCCTGAAATCGAGAAACCTGTCATTCCTGATATGAAACCAAACGTGACTAAAGGGCTATTTGGACAAGATTCTAAAACTGTGGAAGCCGTCGGCGTAATGTCGCAACCCAACGTCACAGAAAGCATATCTGAACAAGTTTCTGAAACCGAGGGATCTGTCGTCGGAACTTCCAAACCCAACATCACAGAGCGTATAAGTGAACAAAACCCTGAACTCGATAAACCTGTCATCGCAACTTCAACACCTACAATCATAGAGAGCATATCTGAACAAATTCCTGAAAGCGAGAAACTCGTCATTTCAGATATGAAACCCAACATCACGAAAGGGCTATTTGGACAAAGTTCTGAAACTGTGAAATCTGCCGTCAGAACTTCGACGCCTATCATTACAGACGAGCTACTTACTGAAGTAATTACTGAAATTGAAGAACATACCACCGGGACTTCGAAATTGAACGTTACAGAGAGCGTATCTGAACAAATTCCGGAAATTGAGCAACTTGTCGATAAAACTTCGAAGCCCAACATTACACAGGGCATACCTAAACACATTCTTGAAATTGAGGAAGCCGTCGACGAAACTTCGCAACCTAACATCACAGAGGCCATAACTGAACAATTTCCAGAATCTAAGAAAGCCGACGATGGAACTACGATTCCCAACATCACAGAGGGAGTATCTGAAAAAATTCCTAAAATTGAGGAAGCCGTCGACGGAAATTCGCAACCTAACATTACAGAGAgaatatctgaaaaaattcCTGAAATTGAGAAAGCCGTCGAAGGAAATTCGCAATCTAACATCGCAGATGCCATAACTGAACAAATTCCTGAATCTAAGAAAGCCGACAACGGAACTACGATTCCCAACATCACAGAGGgaatatctgaaaaatttcCTGAAATTAAGGAAACCGTCGACGGGAATTCGCAACCTAACATCACAAAGGGCATAACTGAACAAATTCCTGAATCTAAGAAAGCCGACGACGGAACTTCGATTCCCAACATCACAGAGGGAGTATCTGAAAAACTTCCTGAAATTGAGGAAGCCGTCGACGGGAATTCGCAACCTAACATCACGGCGGGCATATCTGAACATGTGCCTCAATCTAAGGAAGCCGCCCATGAAACTTCGATGCCCAACATCACAGATGGAATGTCTGAAAAAATTCCTGAAATGGAGGAAGCTATCGATGGAACTTCGGAGCCCAACATCATAGAAGGGCTAATTGGAGAAATTGTTGGATCGGAGAAACCTGTAGTCGGAACTTCGAACCCCAACATCACAGAGGGAATATCTGAACAGAGTCATCAATCTAAAGAAGCCACACCTGAAACATTAATCCCCAACATCCCAGAGGGAGTATCTGAAAAAATTCctgaaattgaagaaactgTCAATGGAACTTTAGCACCTGACATCACAGGGGGTATATCTATACAGACTCCTCAATCTAAAGAAACCGTCGACGGAACTTCGAACCCCAACATCACAGATGGAATATCTGAACAGACTCCTCAATCAAAAGATGCCGCCCATGAAACTTCGATACCCAACATCACAGAGAgaatatctgaaaaaattcCTGAAATGGAGGAAGCTGTCGATGGAACTTCGGAGCCCAACATCATAGAAGGGCTATTTGGAGAAATTGTTGGATCGGAGAAACCTGTAGTCGGAACTTCGAAACTCAACATCACAGAGGGAATATCTGAAAAAGTTCCTGAATATGAGGAAGCTGTCGATGGAACTTTAGCACCTAACATCACAGAGGGCATATTTGAACAGACTCCTCAATCTAAAGAAGCCGACCACGAAACTTCGATGCCCAACATCACAGAGAgaatatctgaaaaaattcCTGAAATGGAGGAAGCTGTCGGTGGAACTTCGGAGCCCAACATCATAGAAGGGCTATTTGGAGATATTGTTGGATCGGAGAAACCTGTAGTCGGAACTTCGAAACCCAACATCACAGAGGGAATATCTGAAAAAGTTCCTGAATATGAGGAAGCTGTCGATGGAACTTTAGCACCTAACGTCACAGAGGGCATATTTGAACAGACTCCTCAATCTAAAGAAGCCGCCGAGGAAACTTCAATCCCCAACATCACAGATGGGATATCtgaaaaaattgctgaaattgAGGAAACTGTCAATGGAACTTTAGCACCTGACATCACAGAGGGCATATCTGAACAGACTCCTCAACCTAAAGATGCCGACCACGAAACTTCGAACCCCAACATCACAGAGGGAATATCGGAACAGACTTCTCAATCTAAAGATGCCGCCCAGGGAACTTCAATCCCCAACATCCCGGAggaaatatctgaaaaaattcCTGAAATTGAGGGATCTGTCAATGGAACTTTAGCACCTGACATCACAGGGGACATATCTATACAGACTCCTCAATCTAAAGAAGCCATCGAAGGAACTTCGAACCCCAACATCACAAATGGAATATCTGAACAGACTCCTCAATCTAAAGATGCCGCCCATGAAACTTCGATACCCAAC ATCATAGAAGGGCTATTTGGAGAAATTGTTGGGTCGGAGAAACCTGTAGTCGGAACTTCGAAGCCCAACATTACAGAGGGTATATCTGAAAAAATTCCTGAAATTGAGAAAGCTGTCGATGGAACTTTAGAACCTAACATCACAGAGGGTATATCTGAACAGGCCCCTCAATCTAAAAAAGCCGCCCAGGAATCTTCGATCCCCAACAGCCCGGAGGgaatatctgaaaaaatttctgaaattggGGAAGCTGTAGATGGAACTTCGCAATCCAACATCATAGAAGGGCTATTTGGAGAAACTGTTGGATCGGAGAAACCTGTAGTCGGAACTTCGAAGCCCAACAACACAGGGGgaatatctgaaaatattccTGAATATGAGGAAGCTGTCGATGGAACTTTAGCACCTAACATCATAGAGGGCATATCTGAACAGACTCCTCAATCTAAAGAAGCCGAGCACGAAACTTCGATGCCCAACATCACAGAGAgaatatctgaaaaaattcCTGAAATGGAGAAAGCTGTCGATGGAACTTCGGAGCACAACATCATAGAAGGGCTATTTGGAGAAATTGTTGGATCGGAGAAACCTGTAATCGGAACTTCGAAGCCCAACATCACGGTGGGAATGTCTGAAAAAGTTCCTGAATATGAGGAAGCTGTCGATGGAACTTTAGCACCTAAAATCACAGAGGACATATCTGAACAGACTCCTCAATCTAAAGAAGCCGACCACGGAACTTCGATGCCGAACATCACAGAGAgaatatctgaaaaaattcCTGAACTGGAGAAAGCTGTCGATGGAACTTCGGAGCACAACATCATAGAAGGGCTATTTGGAGAAATTGTTGGATCGGAGAAACCTGTAGTCGGAACTTCGAAGCCCAACATCACAGAGGGCATATCTGAACAGACTCCTCAATCTAAAGAAGCCGCCGAGGAAACTTCAATCCCCAACATCACAGAGGGAATATCTGGACAGACTCCTCAATCTAAAGATGCCGTCCAGGGAACTTCATTTCCCAACATCGCAGATGgaatatctgaaaaaattcCTGAAATTGAGGAAACTGTCAATAAAACTTTAGCACCTCACATCACAGAGGGTATATCTGAACAGACTCCTCAATCTAAAGATACCGACCACGAAATTTCGAACCCCAACATCACAGAGGGAATATCTGAACAGACTCCTCAATCTAAAGATGCCGCCCAAGGAACTTCAATCCCCAACATCGCAGatgaaatatctgaaaaaattcCTGAAATTGAGGAAACTGTCAATGAAACTTTAGCACCTGACATCACAGAGGGAATATCGGAACAGACTCCTCAATCTAAAGATGCCGCCCAGGGAACTTCAATCCCCAACATCGCAGatgaaatatctgaaaaaattcCTGAAATTGAGGAAACTGTCAATGAAACTTTAGCACCTGACATCACAGAGGGAATATCGGAACAGACTCCTCAATCTAAAGATGCCGCCCAGGGAACTTCAATCCCCAACATCTCGGAGGGAATATCAGAAAAAATTCCTGAAATTGAGAAAGCTGCCGATGGAACTTTAGCACCTGACATCACAGGGGGAATATCTAAACAGGCTCCTCAATCTAAAGAAGCCGTCGGCGGGACTTCGAACCCCAACATCACAGAGGGAATATCTGGAGAAGTTCCTAAAATTGAGGAAGTCGTTGACGGAACTTCAAAACCCAACATTACAGAAGGCATATCTGAACAAATTCCTGAAATGGCAGAGCCTGTCATTGAAACTTTGCAACACACAGGAGTACTACATGATGATGTTGCTGAAGCGGGGAGAGAGAATCCTTCTAATTATACTGACGATCAACATACCACGAATGTTGTGTTATCGATAACTCCGGTTTCCTTGTCCAAGGGAATCAACGAACAACAAAATTGTGTCAAAGAGGGATTCTTCCCTGATTCCGAGGattgttcgaaattttatagatgCGTACTATACGGAGATTCCTTGGTTAGGTACCAGTTCTCTTGTCCCGTTGGAACGTTTTGGGACGATCAGCTGGATACTTGCAATTTCCCAAAGAGAATTAAGTCAAAGGGTTTATGTAAACGCCGGATATACGGTGCACCGCTAGTACCTGAATTTTCAAAGTTCAAAATTGAAGACAGTCCTGATATTGGCAATCTAAGCGTAGATAGGTTCTGTATCATTTGTCCAAGTGGTTTTCGGCGACATCcgaaatattgcaatatattttatcagtGTGTTAATAACGGCGATATGATGGTGAATATCATGCTGTTTGCGTGTCCAAGAGGCTCCGTCTTCGACGAGGAAAAATTGTTGTGCTCATCAGGAACAGACGATTGCGCGAAATTTTCACTTCAAAAGCTGCCTGATTCGATTACAATC ATGAACCGCTTAAATGAGGTATTATGTACAAGCGAGGGTCGGTTCCCATATGAAAAACCTTGTTCgagcaaatatttcaaatgtataCGTAACGAACATGGAGCACTCGAAGGATATCTACTAGATTGTCCGTCGAAATATGCGTACTCACCAGTTTCGGGTAATTGCGTACCTTCAGAGACATATCCATATTGCGCGAACTATTAtcaaattaacgataatattgaatcttaa